A single Oncorhynchus tshawytscha isolate Ot180627B linkage group LG01, Otsh_v2.0, whole genome shotgun sequence DNA region contains:
- the echdc2 gene encoding enoyl-CoA hydratase domain-containing protein 2, mitochondrial isoform X2, with protein sequence MTFLRRFAIRHCSLSRGLGALSPASLGAPGSVTLHRLGVEKLPSRGRPFTGHNDTHTSWLHTETPESVEVDLKRLDGEDTGIAEVLMCRQKAKNALGRVFVSQMRELVSSLHHDTAVRVVVFRSLVQGVFCAALLPMPTVAAVDGFALGGGLELALACDLRTAANSAQMGLIETTRGLLPGAGGSQRLPRAVGFALAKELIFTGRRVDGQRAVDMGLVNRATEQNSDGDAAYREALSLAREILPQAPIAVRMAKEAMNRGMEVDITSGMAIERMCYARVIPTRDRQEGMAAFIEKRPPRYTGE encoded by the exons ATGACTTTCCTTCGAAGGTTTGCGATTAGGCACTGCTCTCTATCCCGCGGCTTGGGTGCTCTATCCCCGGCGTCTCTTGGAGCTCCAGGCTCGGTAACGTTACACCGTCTGGGAGTGGAAAAGCTGCCCAGCCGAGGACGCCCTTTCACGGggcacaatgacacacacacaagctggctACACACCGAGACGCCAGAGTCCGTAGAAGTGGATCTAAAGCGACTAGATGGAGAGGACACTG gtataGCTGAGGTGTTGATGTGCCGTCAGAAGGCAAAGAACGCTCTGGGCCGTGTGTTTGTCTCTCAG atGAGGGAGCTGGTGTCCTCTCTACACCATGACACAGCTGTGAGAGTGGTGGTCTTCAGGAGTCTGGTACAAGGGGTCTTCTGTGCAG CCTTGTTGCCCATGCCGACGGTTGCTGCGGTGGATGGCTTCGCCCTTGGAGGGGGTCTGGAGCTGGCGCTCGCCTGTGACCTTCGAACAGCTG ccaaCTCTGCACAGATGGGTCTGATTGAGACAACACGGGGGCTGCTCCCAGGGGCGG GGGGCAGTCAGAGGCTGCCCAGAGCGGTGGGCTTTGCCCTGGCCAAAGAGCTGATCTTCACCGGCAGGAGAGTGGATGGACAGAGGGCTGTGGACATGGGGCTGGTCAACAGAGCTACCGAGCAGAATTCAGATggagacgctgcctatagagagGCACTGAGTCTGGCTAGAGAGATACTaccacag GCTCCCATTGCTGTGAGGATGGCTAAGGAGGCTATGAACAGAGGCATGGAG gtggACATCACATCAGGGATGGCCATAGAGAGGATGTGTTACGCCAGG gtgatcccgacaagagacagacaggagggtatgGCTGCCTTTATAGAGAAGAGACCCCCACGCTACACTGGAGAGTAA
- the echdc2 gene encoding enoyl-CoA hydratase domain-containing protein 2, mitochondrial isoform X3 — protein sequence MTFLRRFAIRHCSLSRGLGALSPASLGAPGSVTLHRLGVEKLPSRGRPFTGHNDTHTSWLHTETPESVEVDLKRLDGEDTGIAEVLMCRQKAKNALGRVFVSQMRELVSSLHHDTAVRVVVFRSLVQGVFCAGADLKERAEMNHSDSDLFVHGLRSLMTEIANSAQMGLIETTRGLLPGAGGSQRLPRAVGFALAKELIFTGRRVDGQRAVDMGLVNRATEQNSDGDAAYREALSLAREILPQAPIAVRMAKEAMNRGMEVDITSGMAIERMCYARVIPTRDRQEGMAAFIEKRPPRYTGE from the exons ATGACTTTCCTTCGAAGGTTTGCGATTAGGCACTGCTCTCTATCCCGCGGCTTGGGTGCTCTATCCCCGGCGTCTCTTGGAGCTCCAGGCTCGGTAACGTTACACCGTCTGGGAGTGGAAAAGCTGCCCAGCCGAGGACGCCCTTTCACGGggcacaatgacacacacacaagctggctACACACCGAGACGCCAGAGTCCGTAGAAGTGGATCTAAAGCGACTAGATGGAGAGGACACTG gtataGCTGAGGTGTTGATGTGCCGTCAGAAGGCAAAGAACGCTCTGGGCCGTGTGTTTGTCTCTCAG atGAGGGAGCTGGTGTCCTCTCTACACCATGACACAGCTGTGAGAGTGGTGGTCTTCAGGAGTCTGGTACAAGGGGTCTTCTGTGCAG GAGCTGATCTGAAGGAGAGAGCTGAGATGAACCACTCTGACTCCGATCTGTTTGTTCACGGCCTGCGCTCACTCATGACTGAGATCG ccaaCTCTGCACAGATGGGTCTGATTGAGACAACACGGGGGCTGCTCCCAGGGGCGG GGGGCAGTCAGAGGCTGCCCAGAGCGGTGGGCTTTGCCCTGGCCAAAGAGCTGATCTTCACCGGCAGGAGAGTGGATGGACAGAGGGCTGTGGACATGGGGCTGGTCAACAGAGCTACCGAGCAGAATTCAGATggagacgctgcctatagagagGCACTGAGTCTGGCTAGAGAGATACTaccacag GCTCCCATTGCTGTGAGGATGGCTAAGGAGGCTATGAACAGAGGCATGGAG gtggACATCACATCAGGGATGGCCATAGAGAGGATGTGTTACGCCAGG gtgatcccgacaagagacagacaggagggtatgGCTGCCTTTATAGAGAAGAGACCCCCACGCTACACTGGAGAGTAA
- the echdc2 gene encoding enoyl-CoA hydratase domain-containing protein 2, mitochondrial isoform X1 has product MTFLRRFAIRHCSLSRGLGALSPASLGAPGSVTLHRLGVEKLPSRGRPFTGHNDTHTSWLHTETPESVEVDLKRLDGEDTGIAEVLMCRQKAKNALGRVFVSQMRELVSSLHHDTAVRVVVFRSLVQGVFCAGADLKERAEMNHSDSDLFVHGLRSLMTEIALLPMPTVAAVDGFALGGGLELALACDLRTAANSAQMGLIETTRGLLPGAGGSQRLPRAVGFALAKELIFTGRRVDGQRAVDMGLVNRATEQNSDGDAAYREALSLAREILPQAPIAVRMAKEAMNRGMEVDITSGMAIERMCYARVIPTRDRQEGMAAFIEKRPPRYTGE; this is encoded by the exons ATGACTTTCCTTCGAAGGTTTGCGATTAGGCACTGCTCTCTATCCCGCGGCTTGGGTGCTCTATCCCCGGCGTCTCTTGGAGCTCCAGGCTCGGTAACGTTACACCGTCTGGGAGTGGAAAAGCTGCCCAGCCGAGGACGCCCTTTCACGGggcacaatgacacacacacaagctggctACACACCGAGACGCCAGAGTCCGTAGAAGTGGATCTAAAGCGACTAGATGGAGAGGACACTG gtataGCTGAGGTGTTGATGTGCCGTCAGAAGGCAAAGAACGCTCTGGGCCGTGTGTTTGTCTCTCAG atGAGGGAGCTGGTGTCCTCTCTACACCATGACACAGCTGTGAGAGTGGTGGTCTTCAGGAGTCTGGTACAAGGGGTCTTCTGTGCAG GAGCTGATCTGAAGGAGAGAGCTGAGATGAACCACTCTGACTCCGATCTGTTTGTTCACGGCCTGCGCTCACTCATGACTGAGATCG CCTTGTTGCCCATGCCGACGGTTGCTGCGGTGGATGGCTTCGCCCTTGGAGGGGGTCTGGAGCTGGCGCTCGCCTGTGACCTTCGAACAGCTG ccaaCTCTGCACAGATGGGTCTGATTGAGACAACACGGGGGCTGCTCCCAGGGGCGG GGGGCAGTCAGAGGCTGCCCAGAGCGGTGGGCTTTGCCCTGGCCAAAGAGCTGATCTTCACCGGCAGGAGAGTGGATGGACAGAGGGCTGTGGACATGGGGCTGGTCAACAGAGCTACCGAGCAGAATTCAGATggagacgctgcctatagagagGCACTGAGTCTGGCTAGAGAGATACTaccacag GCTCCCATTGCTGTGAGGATGGCTAAGGAGGCTATGAACAGAGGCATGGAG gtggACATCACATCAGGGATGGCCATAGAGAGGATGTGTTACGCCAGG gtgatcccgacaagagacagacaggagggtatgGCTGCCTTTATAGAGAAGAGACCCCCACGCTACACTGGAGAGTAA
- the echdc2 gene encoding enoyl-CoA hydratase domain-containing protein 2, mitochondrial isoform X4, with protein MCRQKAKNALGRVFVSQMRELVSSLHHDTAVRVVVFRSLVQGVFCAGADLKERAEMNHSDSDLFVHGLRSLMTEIALLPMPTVAAVDGFALGGGLELALACDLRTAANSAQMGLIETTRGLLPGAGGSQRLPRAVGFALAKELIFTGRRVDGQRAVDMGLVNRATEQNSDGDAAYREALSLAREILPQAPIAVRMAKEAMNRGMEVDITSGMAIERMCYARVIPTRDRQEGMAAFIEKRPPRYTGE; from the exons ATGTGCCGTCAGAAGGCAAAGAACGCTCTGGGCCGTGTGTTTGTCTCTCAG atGAGGGAGCTGGTGTCCTCTCTACACCATGACACAGCTGTGAGAGTGGTGGTCTTCAGGAGTCTGGTACAAGGGGTCTTCTGTGCAG GAGCTGATCTGAAGGAGAGAGCTGAGATGAACCACTCTGACTCCGATCTGTTTGTTCACGGCCTGCGCTCACTCATGACTGAGATCG CCTTGTTGCCCATGCCGACGGTTGCTGCGGTGGATGGCTTCGCCCTTGGAGGGGGTCTGGAGCTGGCGCTCGCCTGTGACCTTCGAACAGCTG ccaaCTCTGCACAGATGGGTCTGATTGAGACAACACGGGGGCTGCTCCCAGGGGCGG GGGGCAGTCAGAGGCTGCCCAGAGCGGTGGGCTTTGCCCTGGCCAAAGAGCTGATCTTCACCGGCAGGAGAGTGGATGGACAGAGGGCTGTGGACATGGGGCTGGTCAACAGAGCTACCGAGCAGAATTCAGATggagacgctgcctatagagagGCACTGAGTCTGGCTAGAGAGATACTaccacag GCTCCCATTGCTGTGAGGATGGCTAAGGAGGCTATGAACAGAGGCATGGAG gtggACATCACATCAGGGATGGCCATAGAGAGGATGTGTTACGCCAGG gtgatcccgacaagagacagacaggagggtatgGCTGCCTTTATAGAGAAGAGACCCCCACGCTACACTGGAGAGTAA